The proteins below are encoded in one region of Limnochorda pilosa:
- the scpB gene encoding SMC-Scp complex subunit ScpB has protein sequence MTPEPEAVLEAVLFAAAEPIPLGRLAELLEMAPAVARGLVEAYAARLEQDVRRGVRLVEVAGGYRLETRPDLAPWVHQLERPDRKLRLSRAALECLAIVAYRQPVTRAEIEAVRGVQSDGVLRGLEEHGLVEEAGRKEAPGRPALYRTTPRFLDLFALKSLGELPRPEAPPAGAAERTSATG, from the coding sequence ATGACCCCCGAGCCCGAGGCGGTCCTGGAAGCCGTCCTCTTTGCGGCGGCAGAGCCCATCCCCCTCGGTCGCCTGGCCGAGCTGCTGGAGATGGCACCGGCGGTGGCCCGGGGCCTGGTGGAGGCGTACGCGGCCCGCCTGGAGCAGGACGTACGCCGGGGTGTTCGCCTGGTGGAGGTGGCGGGGGGTTACCGGCTCGAGACCCGGCCGGACTTGGCCCCGTGGGTCCACCAGCTCGAGCGCCCCGACCGGAAGCTCCGCCTGAGCCGGGCCGCCTTGGAGTGCCTCGCCATCGTCGCGTACCGCCAGCCGGTGACGCGTGCGGAGATCGAGGCGGTGCGGGGCGTGCAGTCCGACGGGGTCCTCCGCGGGCTCGAGGAGCACGGGCTGGTGGAGGAGGCAGGGCGGAAGGAGGCGCCGGGCCGGCCGGCCCTCTACCGCACCACGCCCCGTTTCCTCGACCTCTTTGCGCTCAAGAGCCTGGGCGAGCTGCCGCGTCCCGAGGCGCCACCCGCCGGCGCGGCCGAGCGGACGTCCGCCACGGGCTGA
- a CDS encoding segregation and condensation protein A translates to MSEPRLELRGSDYRVRLALFEGSLGALLEMLRAGEISPEEVPLAFIGREYVTYLRAAAAPEPDREGEALLAFAMLIWVKLHRLLPGEPEPAEELDEAMVRELLEEHQNLYRRFQQLSEWLALQGASAARAWPRPPVAAPPAAEDGAAPESDLEGPLDPQLLAEGLRRVLARLPRHVDPPLQEIDWEGILRRVRRHLAPGRRLRFEELIGGAGRREVIASFLAVLELVRLGEARVWQEELFGPIFVAGVAGPGVRP, encoded by the coding sequence GTGAGCGAGCCCCGCCTGGAACTTCGGGGCTCCGACTATCGGGTGCGGCTCGCCCTCTTCGAGGGCTCCCTGGGCGCCCTGCTGGAGATGCTGCGCGCCGGTGAGATCTCGCCCGAGGAGGTTCCGCTGGCCTTCATCGGGCGCGAGTACGTAACCTACCTGCGCGCGGCGGCCGCGCCCGAGCCGGACCGGGAAGGCGAAGCCCTCCTGGCCTTCGCCATGCTCATATGGGTGAAGCTCCACCGGCTCCTTCCCGGCGAGCCGGAACCCGCCGAGGAGTTGGACGAGGCGATGGTGCGGGAGCTCCTGGAAGAGCATCAGAACCTGTACCGGCGGTTCCAGCAGCTCAGTGAGTGGTTGGCCCTCCAAGGGGCGTCCGCGGCTCGTGCCTGGCCGCGCCCGCCCGTGGCCGCACCGCCCGCGGCCGAGGATGGCGCGGCTCCCGAGTCGGACCTGGAGGGACCCTTGGATCCCCAGCTCCTGGCCGAGGGCCTTCGCCGGGTCCTGGCGCGCCTGCCCCGTCACGTGGACCCTCCGCTGCAGGAGATCGACTGGGAAGGCATCCTTCGCCGGGTACGCCGGCATCTCGCACCGGGCCGACGGCTGCGGTTCGAGGAGCTGATCGGCGGGGCGGGCCGGCGGGAGGTGATCGCCTCGTTCCTGGCCGTACTGGAGCTGGTGAGGCTGGGCGAGGCCCGCGTCTGGCAGGAGGAGCTCTTCGGGCCCATCTTCGTCGCGGGTGTGGCCGGCCCGGGGGTCCGTCCATGA
- the ytfJ gene encoding GerW family sporulation protein has translation MAEATHPMDSVMRHTMENLKEMVAVNTILGDPVETPDGSVILPVSRVSFGFAAGGSEFQTAGAGRRDEGHAAPFGGGSGAGMSVSPVAFLVVGQGDVRLLPVEANPVYDRLIDLAPKLADRLIGIWRPDLTLSEEPAGDGYRRLDRESTTRL, from the coding sequence ATGGCCGAAGCGACCCACCCCATGGACAGCGTGATGCGCCACACCATGGAGAACCTCAAGGAGATGGTGGCGGTCAACACCATCCTGGGGGATCCCGTGGAAACCCCTGATGGGAGCGTGATCCTTCCCGTCTCCCGGGTCTCCTTCGGCTTCGCCGCGGGCGGAAGCGAGTTCCAGACCGCGGGAGCAGGCCGCCGGGACGAAGGCCACGCTGCACCCTTCGGGGGAGGCAGCGGAGCGGGGATGTCGGTGAGCCCCGTCGCCTTCCTGGTGGTGGGGCAGGGCGACGTGCGCCTCCTGCCCGTGGAGGCGAACCCGGTGTACGATCGCCTGATCGACCTGGCGCCCAAGCTGGCCGACCGCCTCATCGGCATCTGGCGACCGGACCTGACGCTGAGCGAGGAGCCGGCGGGGGATGGCTACCGCCGGCTGGATCGGGAGAGTACGACCCGCCTCTGA
- a CDS encoding TrkH family potassium uptake protein, producing the protein MSLTEGPRELERQLARAPRLSSPQLLVLFYLIVVFVGSMLLSLPPAVVPERAPLAWHEALFTAASALCVTGLTVVSTAQDLSVFGQVVVLVLIQIGGLGVMTFGSLFAILLGQRIGLRNRIFLQQERNRSYLSGVVRLVRLVAGFSLTAELVGGLALFALLLPRLPAGQAAYFALFHAVSAFNNAGFDLFGDSLAGFRTDPLVPLVVAILFVAGGLGFGVVQELIRRPRHERPGPLSLETRVVLAFTAVLLVGGTAAVWLMERENPSTLGGLSPVNQVVNAFFTAATPRTAGFNTLNTGALHPATLILIMGLMFTGVGPGGTGGGVKVTTMGTIFAGVIAAVRGQTEPVLYERRLGAQAVQRALAIAVLAALTVIGVSAALMVLEPADPLSLLFESFSAFGTVGLSMGVTSSLGPASRVLLVMEMLVGRLGPMTLATALILRSRRNGHTRYPEESVSLG; encoded by the coding sequence GTGTCTCTCACCGAAGGGCCTCGTGAGCTGGAACGGCAGCTCGCGCGGGCGCCGAGGCTGAGCTCGCCCCAGCTCCTGGTGCTCTTCTACCTGATCGTCGTCTTCGTCGGGAGCATGCTCCTTTCGCTGCCCCCTGCGGTCGTTCCGGAACGAGCGCCCCTGGCATGGCACGAGGCGCTGTTCACCGCGGCCTCGGCCCTGTGTGTGACGGGTCTCACCGTGGTCTCCACCGCCCAGGACCTCTCGGTCTTCGGCCAGGTGGTGGTCCTGGTGCTGATCCAGATCGGCGGCCTGGGCGTGATGACCTTCGGAAGCCTCTTCGCCATCCTCCTGGGCCAGCGCATCGGCCTCAGGAACCGTATCTTCCTGCAGCAGGAGCGGAATCGGTCCTACCTCTCGGGGGTCGTGCGCCTGGTACGGCTGGTGGCGGGGTTCAGCCTCACCGCCGAGTTGGTGGGAGGGCTCGCCCTCTTCGCGCTCCTCCTCCCGCGCCTGCCGGCGGGACAGGCTGCCTACTTCGCCCTCTTCCACGCGGTCTCGGCCTTCAACAACGCCGGCTTCGACCTCTTCGGCGACAGCCTGGCGGGCTTCCGCACCGATCCCCTGGTGCCCCTGGTGGTGGCGATCCTCTTCGTCGCCGGGGGGTTGGGCTTCGGGGTGGTGCAGGAGCTGATCCGCCGGCCCCGGCACGAGCGCCCAGGCCCCCTGAGCCTCGAGACGCGCGTGGTCCTGGCCTTCACGGCCGTCCTGCTGGTGGGAGGCACCGCAGCGGTCTGGCTCATGGAACGGGAGAACCCGTCCACCCTCGGCGGCCTCTCACCGGTGAACCAGGTGGTCAACGCCTTCTTCACCGCCGCCACGCCCCGCACCGCGGGGTTCAACACCCTGAACACCGGCGCGCTCCATCCGGCGACCCTGATCCTGATCATGGGTTTGATGTTCACGGGTGTGGGACCGGGCGGCACCGGGGGCGGTGTCAAAGTGACCACCATGGGCACCATCTTCGCAGGGGTGATCGCCGCCGTCCGGGGTCAGACGGAGCCGGTGCTCTACGAGCGCCGCCTGGGGGCCCAGGCGGTGCAGCGGGCGCTTGCTATCGCGGTCCTGGCCGCCCTGACGGTCATCGGGGTGAGCGCGGCCCTCATGGTCCTGGAACCCGCCGATCCCCTGAGCCTCCTCTTCGAAAGCTTTTCCGCCTTCGGCACCGTGGGTCTTTCCATGGGGGTCACGTCGAGCCTGGGACCCGCCTCCCGGGTACTCCTGGTGATGGAGATGCTGGTGGGACGCCTGGGCCCCATGACCTTGGCCACGGCGCTCATCCTCCGGTCGCGCCGCAACGGTCATACCCGTTATCCGGAAGAGAGCGTGAGCCTGGGATGA
- a CDS encoding phage holin family protein, translated as MDWVGAAVRFVVSALVLMFVGAVLPGFSAIGFGTALLAAAVIAGIGWVIEATLGRRVSPYGRGIVGFLVSAIVIWASQFVVPGLSVTFLGALLAAFVIGIIDLFVPVNLR; from the coding sequence GTGGATTGGGTGGGTGCGGCGGTCCGCTTCGTGGTCTCCGCCCTGGTCCTGATGTTCGTGGGGGCTGTGCTGCCCGGGTTCTCGGCCATCGGTTTCGGCACGGCGCTCCTGGCGGCGGCGGTCATCGCCGGAATCGGCTGGGTGATCGAGGCCACCCTGGGGAGGCGGGTCTCGCCGTACGGTCGGGGGATCGTCGGCTTCCTGGTGTCGGCCATCGTGATCTGGGCCTCCCAGTTCGTGGTGCCCGGCCTGAGCGTGACCTTCCTGGGAGCGCTTCTGGCGGCCTTCGTCATCGGCATCATCGACCTCTTCGTGCCGGTCAACCTGCGCTAG
- a CDS encoding dodecin family protein codes for MAVVKVIELVGDSPNSWEDAVQNACREAARTVRNITGVEVLNWTGNVGPDGRIDEYKANVQVAFRVDEHRS; via the coding sequence GTGGCTGTCGTCAAGGTGATCGAGCTCGTGGGCGATTCCCCCAACAGCTGGGAGGACGCCGTTCAGAACGCCTGCCGCGAAGCGGCCAGGACCGTCCGCAACATCACCGGGGTCGAGGTGCTCAACTGGACGGGTAACGTGGGGCCCGACGGGCGCATCGACGAGTACAAGGCGAACGTGCAGGTGGCCTTCCGGGTCGACGAACACCGCTCCTGA
- a CDS encoding dipeptidase, translating to MTGTGTPAAEAAGLAARLHREAFIADAHTDALLAAIEGRDLLERGSEGHVDLPRLLEAGVTLQVFALWAPDRGGPAGYLPHALRQVAHFWRTVEGSKGRLRPVLSRRDLDALQPAQGVVGGLLSIEGGEILQGQLEMLEVLHRLGVRALGLTWNNRNALADGCRDAESGGGLTRFGRAVVAACGKLGVTLDVSHLSERGFWDLLELSEGPVIASHSNAQAVHDHPRNLTDGQLVALAQRGGVVGLNFHPGFLTDSERCTSSDLIRHALHIADVAGPEHLGLGSDFDGISRTPEDLPDVTALPRLTEALLAAGFTEDQLRGILGGNFRRVFQTTLPQE from the coding sequence CATCGCGAAGCTTTCATCGCCGACGCCCACACGGATGCGCTCTTGGCCGCGATCGAGGGGCGCGACCTCCTTGAGCGCGGCTCGGAGGGCCACGTCGACCTCCCGCGGCTTCTCGAGGCCGGGGTGACCCTTCAGGTCTTCGCCCTCTGGGCTCCGGACCGAGGGGGGCCCGCCGGCTATCTGCCCCATGCCCTCCGGCAGGTGGCGCACTTCTGGCGGACGGTCGAAGGGTCGAAAGGGCGCCTTCGCCCCGTCCTCTCCCGGCGTGACCTGGATGCCCTGCAGCCGGCCCAGGGGGTGGTGGGGGGCTTGCTCTCCATCGAGGGGGGCGAGATCCTCCAGGGCCAGCTGGAGATGCTGGAGGTCCTTCACCGGTTGGGCGTGCGCGCCTTGGGCCTCACCTGGAACAACCGGAACGCGCTGGCCGATGGGTGCCGGGACGCGGAATCGGGCGGAGGCCTCACCCGGTTCGGGCGGGCCGTGGTCGCGGCCTGCGGGAAGCTGGGTGTGACGCTGGACGTCTCACACCTCTCCGAGCGGGGCTTCTGGGATCTGCTGGAACTCAGCGAGGGCCCGGTGATCGCCTCCCACTCCAACGCCCAGGCCGTGCACGACCACCCCCGGAACCTGACGGACGGGCAGCTGGTCGCGCTCGCGCAGAGGGGTGGGGTGGTGGGACTCAACTTCCACCCGGGCTTCCTCACGGATTCCGAACGCTGCACCAGTAGCGATCTGATCCGCCACGCCCTCCACATCGCCGACGTGGCGGGGCCCGAACACCTCGGGCTGGGGTCGGACTTCGACGGCATCAGCCGGACCCCCGAGGACCTGCCGGACGTGACCGCCCTGCCGCGTCTCACCGAGGCCCTGCTGGCGGCGGGCTTCACCGAGGACCAGCTTCGAGGCATCTTGGGAGGCAACTTCCGGCGCGTCTTCCAGACCACCCTTCCGCAGGAATGA
- a CDS encoding spore germination protein encodes MARQPAKVQRSLQANLKELGARLGFETNFDVVVREIEIGGRKAALVFVDGFVKDVFTRILGQLQSMTPRELAPDPLAAVLERGLPYVEVETTDLLDQVVDSVLAGPTAILIDGVSTAILVDARTYPSRAVDEPDLERVTRGARDGFTETVVQNTALIRRRIRDPRLRFEILRAGTRSQTDVVVGYINDLADPRLVQEVKGRIQAIETDSVVSGARSIEEFILGRSLNPLPRARYTERPDVAAAHLWEGHVVVLTDTGPTALILPANLWHFTQHAEEYFQNPVVGTYLRWIRMVGIVLSLFLLPVWLILAQWKGPLPGFLDLLGPKESAALPLLVQFLLLELGVDLIRMALIHVPNALATSLGIVGAVLLGQLAVEVGLFVPETILYTAIALLGFFATPSQELALAFRLFRYVLLLAAGLAGWQGLVAASILFFIFLASSESLTIPYLWPLIPFDWEALRGILFRSPVPSVRRRTAPAPEGRSPEPSPA; translated from the coding sequence ATGGCCCGGCAACCGGCGAAGGTGCAGCGGTCCCTTCAGGCCAACCTGAAGGAGCTGGGGGCGAGGCTGGGCTTCGAGACCAACTTCGACGTGGTCGTCCGGGAGATCGAGATCGGCGGGCGCAAGGCCGCCCTGGTCTTCGTGGACGGCTTCGTCAAGGACGTCTTCACCCGGATCCTGGGCCAGCTCCAGAGCATGACCCCTCGGGAGCTGGCCCCGGATCCGCTGGCGGCCGTGCTCGAGCGTGGGCTACCCTACGTGGAGGTGGAGACCACCGACCTGCTGGACCAGGTGGTCGACTCGGTCCTTGCGGGCCCCACCGCCATCCTCATCGATGGGGTCTCCACCGCCATCCTCGTCGACGCCCGCACCTATCCGTCCCGGGCGGTGGACGAGCCCGACCTGGAGCGGGTCACCCGGGGCGCCCGGGACGGCTTCACCGAGACGGTCGTCCAGAACACGGCGCTCATCCGGCGCCGGATCCGGGACCCCCGGCTCCGCTTCGAAATCTTGCGGGCGGGCACCCGCTCGCAGACCGACGTGGTGGTGGGCTACATCAACGATTTGGCCGACCCCCGGCTGGTTCAGGAGGTGAAGGGGCGGATCCAGGCGATCGAGACCGACTCGGTGGTGAGCGGGGCCCGGAGCATCGAGGAGTTCATCCTGGGCCGCAGCCTCAACCCGCTCCCCCGGGCGCGCTACACGGAGCGGCCCGACGTGGCGGCCGCGCACCTCTGGGAGGGTCACGTGGTGGTTCTGACCGATACGGGTCCCACCGCCCTCATCCTGCCCGCCAACCTCTGGCACTTCACCCAGCACGCCGAGGAGTACTTCCAGAACCCGGTGGTGGGGACGTATCTGCGCTGGATCCGCATGGTGGGGATCGTCCTCTCGCTGTTCCTCCTGCCCGTCTGGCTCATCCTCGCGCAGTGGAAGGGGCCCCTCCCGGGGTTCCTGGACCTCCTGGGCCCGAAGGAGTCCGCGGCGCTGCCGTTGCTGGTCCAGTTCCTGCTCCTGGAGCTGGGCGTGGACCTGATCCGCATGGCGCTGATCCACGTGCCCAACGCCCTGGCCACCTCCCTGGGCATCGTGGGGGCCGTGCTGTTGGGGCAGCTGGCGGTGGAGGTGGGGCTCTTCGTGCCCGAGACCATCCTCTACACCGCCATCGCGCTTCTGGGCTTCTTTGCTACGCCCAGCCAGGAGCTGGCGCTGGCCTTTCGCCTGTTCCGGTACGTCCTGCTCCTCGCGGCAGGGCTCGCCGGCTGGCAGGGGCTGGTGGCGGCCAGCATCCTGTTCTTCATCTTCCTGGCCAGCTCCGAGTCGCTCACGATCCCCTACCTCTGGCCCCTGATCCCCTTCGACTGGGAGGCCTTGAGAGGCATCCTCTTCCGGTCGCCGGTGCCCAGCGTCCGCCGGCGAACCGCCCCAGCCCCCGAGGGTCGTTCGCCCGAGCCGTCGCCCGCCTGA
- a CDS encoding SpoVA/SpoVAEb family sporulation membrane protein yields the protein MTYLLAFLVGGGLTALGQVIVDATSLTNAHMMVLFVVGGAVLTGLGLYQPLLEIGGAGAAVPVSNFGYVITQGVLERLRSEGLFGLFSGIFQLAGGVIGASILFGFLAAVLFKPRG from the coding sequence GTGACCTACCTGCTCGCGTTCCTGGTGGGCGGCGGTTTGACCGCCCTGGGGCAGGTGATCGTGGACGCCACCAGCCTCACCAACGCGCACATGATGGTCCTTTTCGTGGTGGGGGGCGCCGTGCTGACCGGTCTGGGCCTCTACCAGCCTCTCCTCGAGATCGGCGGGGCAGGGGCTGCGGTGCCCGTTTCCAACTTCGGGTACGTGATCACCCAGGGGGTGCTGGAGCGGCTGCGTTCGGAGGGCCTCTTCGGGCTCTTCAGCGGCATCTTCCAACTCGCCGGCGGGGTCATCGGCGCCTCGATCCTCTTCGGCTTCCTGGCGGCGGTGCTCTTCAAGCCCCGGGGCTGA
- the spoVAD gene encoding stage V sporulation protein AD, which translates to MAKRLGRRSVTFDQAPAIRETANLAGRMEFEGPLGEYLQTRIDDPYFGESSWEKAETRMQEEALRAVLRQAGLQETDVDLCITSDMLNQCTSCSMAVRHLDVPHLGVFSACASLTEGLYLAATALDAGTAGRVLVDVCSHHEAAERTYRFPTELGVQRPPTAQWTVTGAAAFILEAGVPGLKLAGATVGRVLDHGIKDPYDMGSAMAPAAADTLITHFREFGRTPEEYDLILTGDLARVGSAIARKLLRDAGFELGDRYSDCGVLIYDAERQDVHSGGSGMACSGLVLSGYLMHQLQEGRYRRVLLASTGALHSPVTYKQGESIPAICHAVVLEAP; encoded by the coding sequence GTGGCGAAGCGGCTCGGCCGGCGGAGTGTCACCTTCGACCAGGCTCCCGCCATCCGCGAGACGGCCAACCTGGCCGGCCGGATGGAGTTCGAGGGGCCCCTGGGCGAGTACCTGCAGACGCGCATCGACGACCCCTACTTCGGCGAGAGCTCCTGGGAGAAGGCCGAAACCCGCATGCAGGAGGAGGCCCTGCGGGCGGTGCTCCGCCAGGCCGGCCTCCAGGAGACCGACGTGGACCTCTGCATCACCAGCGACATGCTCAACCAGTGCACCTCGTGCAGCATGGCGGTACGCCACCTGGACGTACCCCACCTGGGGGTCTTCTCAGCCTGCGCGAGCCTCACCGAGGGGCTCTACCTGGCGGCGACCGCCCTCGACGCGGGCACGGCCGGGCGAGTGCTGGTCGACGTTTGCAGCCACCACGAGGCGGCCGAGCGGACCTACCGCTTTCCCACCGAGCTGGGCGTGCAGCGGCCGCCAACGGCCCAGTGGACGGTCACGGGTGCCGCAGCCTTCATCCTGGAGGCCGGCGTGCCCGGTCTCAAGCTGGCAGGAGCGACCGTGGGGCGGGTCCTCGATCACGGGATCAAGGATCCCTACGACATGGGGAGCGCGATGGCTCCCGCCGCCGCCGACACCCTGATCACCCATTTCCGGGAGTTCGGCCGCACCCCCGAGGAGTACGACCTGATCCTGACGGGCGATCTGGCCAGGGTGGGGAGCGCCATCGCCCGCAAGCTCCTGCGGGACGCCGGTTTCGAGCTGGGGGACCGCTACAGCGACTGCGGCGTGCTGATCTACGACGCCGAACGCCAGGACGTCCACTCGGGCGGCAGCGGAATGGCCTGCTCCGGCCTGGTGCTCAGCGGCTACCTGATGCACCAGCTGCAGGAGGGGCGGTACCGGAGGGTCCTGCTGGCCTCCACCGGCGCCCTCCACAGCCCGGTGACCTACAAGCAGGGCGAGAGCATCCCGGCCATCTGCCACGCGGTGGTGTTGGAGGCCCCATGA
- a CDS encoding DUF2953 domain-containing protein: MRWDAAWPLLALTAWLVLLFWPLRFRLDLDWPSPPGAHTVRLWFLLGPIRLRLPSRLPGRPRAGPVPRAWARRWSAGSRLWKLVEEVGAVEGEVEVGTGDAAESAFLSGVAWSVWGTALALLQRRVAIRQPPRVAIRPRYGQGGVAVRLRCILRTRLVHAMGVAPTLNAFGGRQHGRSDPPHGQRDAPHHGEPQGDGGGQHHPGGSRGNP, encoded by the coding sequence GTGCGCTGGGACGCCGCCTGGCCCCTTCTGGCCCTGACTGCGTGGCTCGTCCTTCTCTTCTGGCCCCTCCGCTTCAGGCTGGACCTGGACTGGCCGTCACCGCCCGGCGCTCACACCGTCCGTCTCTGGTTCCTCCTGGGGCCGATCCGTCTCCGGCTGCCCTCGCGGCTGCCCGGGCGCCCGCGGGCAGGCCCTGTCCCCCGGGCGTGGGCCCGGCGATGGAGCGCGGGCAGCCGCCTCTGGAAGCTGGTGGAGGAGGTGGGGGCCGTCGAGGGCGAGGTGGAGGTGGGGACGGGGGATGCGGCCGAGAGTGCCTTCCTGAGCGGCGTCGCGTGGAGCGTCTGGGGTACGGCCCTGGCCCTGCTCCAGCGCCGGGTGGCGATCCGGCAGCCGCCCCGGGTGGCGATCCGGCCCCGATACGGGCAGGGAGGAGTTGCCGTACGGCTGCGCTGCATACTGCGGACGCGGCTCGTTCATGCTATGGGTGTGGCTCCAACCCTCAATGCGTTCGGAGGCAGGCAACATGGCCGAAGCGACCCACCCCATGGACAGCGTGATGCGCCACACCATGGAGAACCTCAAGGAGATGGTGGCGGTCAACACCATCCTGGGGGATCCCGTGGAAACCCCTGA
- a CDS encoding SpoVA/SpoVAEb family sporulation membrane protein: MSDARQAQSTAHRYRSEAQAFQPRPAYLRNALSAYLVGGLIAVVGQLFTEYFLAAGLPTPAAGARAAVVLVVLGALLTGLGWYDKIARFGGAGAAIPVTGFANSVVAPAMEAVREGTVMGTGAQLFTVAGPVLTYGVLAGVVVALLRWWLLGG, translated from the coding sequence GTGTCGGACGCCCGCCAGGCCCAGTCGACCGCCCATCGGTACCGGTCCGAGGCTCAGGCGTTCCAGCCGCGGCCCGCCTACCTCAGGAACGCGCTGAGCGCGTACCTGGTGGGTGGGCTCATCGCGGTGGTGGGCCAGCTCTTCACCGAGTACTTCCTGGCCGCGGGCCTGCCCACGCCCGCGGCCGGGGCCCGGGCGGCGGTGGTGCTGGTCGTTCTGGGCGCGCTCCTGACCGGCCTGGGCTGGTACGACAAGATCGCCCGCTTCGGCGGGGCGGGGGCGGCCATCCCCGTCACGGGCTTCGCCAACTCGGTGGTGGCGCCGGCCATGGAGGCGGTGCGGGAGGGGACGGTCATGGGCACCGGCGCCCAGCTCTTCACGGTGGCCGGGCCCGTGCTCACCTATGGTGTCCTGGCCGGCGTGGTGGTGGCGCTCCTGCGATGGTGGCTCCTGGGAGGGTAA
- the lysA gene encoding diaminopimelate decarboxylase, translating into MRFHGTMRVNEAGHLEIGGCDAVDLAERFGTPLYVMDEEAFTRRAREVTEAFQAAYPGEAHVVYAGKAFLTVGFARLVEAEGLFLDVASGGELYTARVAGFPPERLVVHGNNKSHEELEMALAAGAGRLVVDNLSEVERIARLVGGRGAATRLLLRVRPGIGVHTHDHMRTGQEDSKFGFSPDEAREAAARLRAVPGVELVGLHAHLGSQIAEPGPYELLGARMVEWLRDVAGVYGRPLTELDLGGGWAVPYTEQDPAPPVRLWAEAVSRGVLAAAGRLGMRAPRLLVEPGRLLASEAGTTLYRVGAVKEIPGTRTYAVTDGGLYESLRVALYGAAYEGILANRANEPVHPMPSGSGHPAARLPVRVVGKNCESGDILVDGLELPPIAPGDLLAVPVTGAYHYAMASNYNRLPRPAVVLVRDGAADLLVGRETYEDLVRHDRIPAWLAAPAAVAPGEGVSSPP; encoded by the coding sequence ATGCGATTTCATGGCACCATGCGGGTGAACGAGGCCGGGCATCTGGAGATCGGCGGCTGCGACGCGGTGGATCTGGCCGAGCGCTTCGGCACGCCCCTGTACGTGATGGATGAGGAGGCGTTCACCCGGCGGGCCCGGGAGGTGACAGAGGCCTTCCAGGCGGCCTATCCGGGCGAGGCGCACGTGGTGTACGCGGGAAAGGCCTTCCTCACCGTGGGGTTCGCCCGTCTGGTGGAGGCGGAGGGTCTCTTCCTGGACGTGGCCTCGGGCGGCGAACTCTACACGGCGCGCGTCGCCGGGTTTCCCCCCGAGCGGCTGGTGGTCCACGGGAACAACAAGTCCCACGAGGAGCTGGAGATGGCCCTGGCGGCCGGTGCGGGCCGGTTGGTGGTGGACAACCTCTCGGAGGTGGAGCGGATCGCCCGGCTGGTGGGAGGCCGCGGGGCTGCGACGCGCCTCCTCCTGCGGGTGCGCCCCGGCATCGGGGTCCACACCCACGACCACATGCGGACCGGACAGGAGGATTCCAAGTTCGGATTCTCGCCCGACGAGGCCCGGGAGGCGGCGGCTCGGCTGCGGGCCGTGCCGGGCGTGGAGCTGGTGGGGCTGCACGCGCACCTGGGATCCCAGATCGCCGAGCCGGGTCCGTACGAGCTCCTCGGCGCCCGGATGGTGGAGTGGCTCCGGGACGTCGCGGGGGTCTACGGGCGACCGCTCACGGAGCTGGACCTGGGCGGCGGGTGGGCGGTGCCGTACACCGAGCAGGACCCTGCCCCGCCCGTCCGGCTGTGGGCTGAGGCCGTCTCCCGGGGTGTCCTCGCCGCGGCTGGCCGCCTGGGCATGCGGGCGCCGCGGCTCCTGGTGGAGCCGGGTCGACTGCTGGCGTCCGAGGCGGGGACGACCCTGTACCGCGTCGGCGCGGTGAAGGAGATCCCCGGCACCCGAACCTACGCGGTGACCGACGGAGGCCTCTACGAGAGCCTGCGGGTCGCCCTGTACGGCGCGGCCTACGAAGGGATCCTGGCCAATCGGGCCAACGAACCCGTGCACCCGATGCCGTCCGGGAGCGGGCACCCGGCGGCGCGCCTGCCCGTGCGGGTCGTGGGGAAGAACTGCGAGTCGGGCGACATCCTCGTCGACGGGCTGGAGCTGCCACCGATCGCTCCGGGCGATCTCCTGGCCGTGCCCGTGACGGGGGCGTACCACTACGCCATGGCCAGCAACTACAACCGCCTGCCGAGGCCGGCGGTGGTGCTGGTGCGGGACGGAGCGGCCGACCTCCTGGTGGGACGGGAGACGTACGAGGATCTCGTGCGGCACGATCGCATCCCCGCCTGGTTGGCGGCGCCGGCTGCAGTGGCCCCCGGTGAAGGTGTGAGCTCGCCGCCGTGA